TCATGGACTAGGACATTTCTACCTATTTGTCTTAGATTTTGATCCCTTAAAATTACAAATATTTATCCAACGGCTTTCTCAAGCCCTTTCCGCCTTTTCCAAAATAGAGTCAAGCATAAGACTGAAAAATAGATTATTACAATTTCCCAGTATTCCCCTTCCTGAGATTAAAGCATTCTTATCTCAAAGTTTCTACGGATTACCCCAAGAAGAAATACTGTAATTAGGAGCTTCCTTTGTAATAATCACATCATGGGGATGACTCTCCCTAAGTCCTGCGTTGGTAATTTTTACAAACTTTGTTTTAGTCCTCAATTCCTCTAAATTCTTTACCCCACAATATCCCATTCCCGCCTTTAATCCTCCTACTAGTTGAAATAACACATCTGCTACTGCCCCTCGATAGGGAACTCTTCCCTCTATTCCCTCAGGAACTAACTTGTCAGATCCCTCCTGAAAATATCTATCACTACTTCCTTCTTTCATCGCAGAGAGAGAACCCATTCCTCTGTAAACCTTAAAACTTCTTCCTTGATATATTTCTATTTCCCCTGGGCTTTCTTCAGTTCCTGCAAGAAGGCTACCTATCATAACTGCATGAGCACCAGCTGCTAAAGCTTTTACAATATCTCCAGAATATTTTATTCCTCCATCAGCTATAATAGGAACGTTATATTCCTTTCCTGCCTTTGCACAATCAAAGATTGCAGTAAGCTGTGGAACTCCTACTCCTGCTATTACTCTTGTAGTACATATTGCTCCAGGACCGATCCCTACCTTAACTACATCTGCTCCTGCCTCAATCAAAGCTTTTGTTCCCTCATAAGTTGCTACATTTCCCGCAACAATAACTGCTCTTCCTTTACAAATCTTTTTTAATTCCTTTACTGTTTCCAGTACTTTTTTGGAATGACCATGAGCAGTATCTACAACAATAACATCTACCTCTGCTTCTAATAGGGCCTTTGCTCTTTCAATTGCTTCACGTCCAACTCCTACTGCTGCTCCCACTAACAATCTTCCTTTTTCATCTTTAGCAGAATTTGGATATTGTTTCATTTTTTGAATATCTTTAATAGTAATTAGACCTCTCAATTTAAAATCTTTATCTACAATAGGCAATTTTTCTATTTTATATTTCTGTAAAATATCCTTTGCAGAATCAATGGTAATTCCAACTTGAGCCACTATAAGATTTTCTTTTGTCATAACTTCAGAAACCTTTTTATTCATATCCGTTTCAAATCTTAAATCTCGATTTGTAACTATTCCCACAAGCTTTCCATTATCTTCCACTACAGGAAGTCCTGAGATATGATATTTTGCCATTAAAGAAAGAGCATC
This genomic stretch from Dictyoglomus sp. harbors:
- the guaB gene encoding IMP dehydrogenase, which translates into the protein MQDRFLGEALTFDDVLLVPDYSEVTPKEISVDTYLTEKIHLNIPILSSAMDTVTEARMAIAMAREGGLGVIHRNLSILRQAEEVDKVKRSEHGMITDPIYLYPNQTVGDALSLMAKYHISGLPVVEDNGKLVGIVTNRDLRFETDMNKKVSEVMTKENLIVAQVGITIDSAKDILQKYKIEKLPIVDKDFKLRGLITIKDIQKMKQYPNSAKDEKGRLLVGAAVGVGREAIERAKALLEAEVDVIVVDTAHGHSKKVLETVKELKKICKGRAVIVAGNVATYEGTKALIEAGADVVKVGIGPGAICTTRVIAGVGVPQLTAIFDCAKAGKEYNVPIIADGGIKYSGDIVKALAAGAHAVMIGSLLAGTEESPGEIEIYQGRSFKVYRGMGSLSAMKEGSSDRYFQEGSDKLVPEGIEGRVPYRGAVADVLFQLVGGLKAGMGYCGVKNLEELRTKTKFVKITNAGLRESHPHDVIITKEAPNYSISSWGNP